One window from the genome of Mucilaginibacter ginsenosidivorans encodes:
- a CDS encoding cupin domain-containing protein, translating to MKKIKAYIESGSLEQHCFDLSNAERAKEVAELSASHPEVRQELNEIEQTIELLAQSYAIEPDDRLRGRLLNVLGFAGDEQLDINNLPTTGKYSDPVSWLNAVEHLLPAEPFEDFFQHILRQDEQIAQMLVITRLNVPPEIHEDVAESFFILKGQCTCTIGDKRVILTPGDHLDIPLHVSHDVKIDSPYVIAILQHQFS from the coding sequence ATGAAGAAAATTAAAGCGTACATCGAAAGCGGTAGCCTGGAGCAGCATTGCTTTGACCTATCCAATGCGGAGCGTGCGAAAGAAGTCGCTGAACTTAGCGCGTCACACCCCGAGGTCAGGCAGGAACTTAACGAAATTGAACAAACCATTGAATTACTTGCCCAAAGTTATGCCATTGAACCTGACGACCGGCTTAGGGGCAGGTTGCTGAATGTACTGGGCTTTGCCGGCGATGAGCAATTGGATATCAATAACCTGCCCACCACTGGCAAGTATTCCGATCCTGTTAGTTGGCTGAATGCAGTTGAGCATTTGCTGCCGGCCGAACCCTTTGAAGATTTCTTCCAGCATATTTTACGGCAGGACGAGCAAATAGCCCAAATGCTGGTCATAACCCGGCTGAACGTGCCACCGGAAATTCACGAGGACGTAGCCGAAAGTTTTTTCATCCTGAAAGGCCAGTGCACCTGCACCATAGGCGACAAGCGGGTTATCCTTACCCCGGGCGATCATCTGGATATCCCGCTGCATGTCAGTCATGATGTAAAAATAGATTCTCCCTACGTCATCGCCATTTTGCAACATCAATTTTCCTGA
- a CDS encoding SDR family oxidoreductase, whose translation MTVSILGCGWYGKAFGRALAAKGFTVKGSSTSADKLSALAEFGILPFEVRAGADSLSADPAFFDCDALVVSIPPRFRRGETADYLPKLGHIINTIKQYGIKKVIYTSSTGVYGDTNSEVDELSNPQPAPVTGAILREAENLFETETAFKTAILRFGGLIGEGREPGRFFAGKTGIPNGRAPVNLISLEDCVGITEAVIANDAFGYVFNACSPEHPPKAEFYRAAAAKAGLPLPEFLNELLNWKIVNSVNVPEILGYRFTGRLIA comes from the coding sequence ATGACGGTTAGTATTTTAGGCTGCGGCTGGTATGGCAAAGCTTTTGGCCGGGCACTTGCCGCAAAGGGTTTTACAGTAAAGGGGTCGTCTACTTCGGCTGATAAGCTAAGCGCACTTGCTGAATTTGGTATTTTACCTTTTGAAGTGCGCGCCGGGGCTGATAGTCTTAGCGCCGATCCGGCGTTCTTCGATTGCGATGCACTGGTCGTGAGCATCCCACCCCGGTTTCGCAGGGGCGAAACGGCTGATTATCTGCCAAAGCTTGGGCATATCATCAATACGATAAAACAGTACGGCATTAAAAAAGTGATCTACACCAGCTCGACGGGTGTTTACGGCGATACGAACAGCGAGGTTGATGAACTATCCAACCCGCAGCCCGCACCCGTCACAGGCGCCATATTACGGGAAGCTGAAAATCTTTTTGAGACTGAAACAGCTTTTAAAACCGCCATCCTGCGCTTCGGCGGACTGATAGGCGAAGGCCGTGAACCGGGCAGGTTTTTTGCAGGAAAAACCGGGATACCGAATGGCCGGGCCCCGGTTAATTTGATCAGCCTGGAGGATTGTGTGGGCATAACCGAAGCGGTAATCGCAAACGATGCCTTTGGATATGTGTTCAATGCCTGTTCGCCGGAGCACCCACCTAAGGCAGAATTTTACCGCGCCGCTGCCGCCAAAGCCGGGTTACCCCTGCCTGAATTTCTCAACGAACTCCTCAACTGGAAAATTGTGAACAGCGTGAATGTGCCGGAAATTTTAGGATATCGATTTACCGGTAGGCTTATCGCTTAA
- a CDS encoding ester cyclase — MENEKSNTIRSWYNEVWNSGNAGAIAEMMHPEANAFGLSPEPIVGSDGFRPFYEAFNNDYAGIHVTVEKMLVDGDYVTAICTVTATHKQSGKPVNFMGTSITRVQEGKITEGWNFFDFLTLNLQTGKISPEQLV; from the coding sequence ATGGAGAATGAAAAAAGTAACACGATCCGCAGTTGGTATAACGAAGTTTGGAACAGCGGTAATGCCGGAGCCATTGCCGAAATGATGCACCCCGAAGCAAACGCCTTTGGGCTCAGTCCCGAACCAATCGTGGGATCGGATGGCTTCAGGCCATTTTACGAGGCGTTTAACAACGACTATGCGGGTATACACGTAACTGTGGAAAAAATGCTGGTGGATGGCGACTATGTAACGGCAATTTGTACCGTTACGGCCACGCATAAACAAAGCGGCAAGCCCGTTAATTTTATGGGTACGTCTATAACCCGGGTACAGGAAGGCAAGATAACGGAGGGATGGAACTTTTTCGATTTCCTGACTTTGAATCTGCAAACGGGTAAGATATCCCCGGAGCAATTGGTATAG
- a CDS encoding trehalose-6-phosphate synthase encodes MEIKAKAGIDYKKLVLGFCTEHSIPNLWEVQQSRESIDGYVTVRVNQPFAKKMTESDLEKISQFLQTLRA; translated from the coding sequence ATGGAAATTAAAGCAAAAGCAGGGATAGATTATAAAAAACTGGTTTTAGGTTTTTGTACCGAACATAGCATACCTAATCTTTGGGAAGTTCAGCAATCAAGAGAGTCGATAGATGGATATGTAACAGTTAGGGTTAATCAACCATTTGCGAAAAAGATGACGGAGTCTGATTTGGAAAAAATCAGTCAGTTTTTGCAAACTCTTCGCGCATAA
- a CDS encoding DNA/RNA non-specific endonuclease codes for MEIAPVMINRSLRTFAHLLLFVTLGFSACQQPQKHTKRHHTYKRRTEARLPRHAGDDNNMLLGNPSLATNDIHDSANYLIDHKYYIESYNRSTGEPNWVSWHLCAGDIGAVARSNDFRPDTTLPRGWFAADNAGYRGSGFDKGHNCPSGDRTASAEANSSTFLMDNIIPQAKNNNQHTWEHFESYCREKVRQGNEVYIIMGCYGKGGTGRLGYRENIADGHIRVPAHIWKIALVIPDNNDDLDRIDAGTDVIAIDTPNDEAVSPDWRRYVCTVSDIERATGYRFFTTLPATVREPLGNKQFADLY; via the coding sequence TTGGAAATTGCCCCGGTGATGATCAACCGCAGCTTACGCACTTTCGCTCACCTTTTATTATTTGTAACATTAGGCTTTAGTGCTTGTCAGCAGCCGCAGAAGCATACCAAACGTCACCATACCTATAAGCGGAGAACAGAGGCCCGATTGCCCCGGCACGCGGGCGACGATAACAATATGCTGCTGGGAAACCCGAGTTTGGCAACAAATGATATTCATGACTCGGCCAATTACCTCATCGATCATAAATACTATATCGAAAGCTACAACCGCAGCACCGGCGAACCGAATTGGGTTAGCTGGCACCTGTGTGCCGGAGATATCGGCGCCGTAGCCCGCAGTAATGATTTCAGGCCGGATACCACGCTTCCCCGCGGATGGTTCGCGGCGGATAATGCCGGTTACCGGGGTTCGGGTTTTGATAAAGGGCATAATTGCCCCAGCGGCGACCGCACCGCAAGCGCCGAAGCTAACTCTTCCACGTTTTTGATGGATAACATTATACCGCAGGCCAAAAACAATAACCAGCACACCTGGGAACACTTTGAAAGTTACTGCCGCGAAAAGGTGAGGCAGGGCAACGAGGTTTACATCATTATGGGATGCTACGGCAAGGGCGGAACCGGCAGGCTGGGCTACCGCGAAAACATAGCCGATGGCCATATCCGCGTGCCTGCGCATATCTGGAAGATAGCCCTGGTGATACCCGACAACAACGATGACCTGGACCGGATAGATGCCGGTACGGATGTAATAGCCATAGACACCCCTAACGATGAAGCTGTATCGCCCGACTGGCGAAGATACGTTTGCACGGTAAGCGATATCGAACGCGCCACAGGTTACCGGTTCTTCACTACCTTACCCGCCACCGTACGCGAACCGCTGGGGAATAAACAATTTGCGGATTTGTATTGA
- a CDS encoding glycoside hydrolase — MDRKNLIIFTLLALLLAFTDAHAVNHKQPTVILNGPWKFKTGDSLQWAAPDFNDAGWETVDLTAPPGSHDGDVGLTGYVPGWAARGHADYSGYAWYRLKVSLDSLKGNSLALAGPPAVDEAYQLFVDGRLLGSAGDFSGPVPVAYSIQPRMFGLPDSISNRKVITIAFRVWVSAATLSQGTDLGGIHIAPELGKKSDIEARYKFRWRQTIKGYIVEVAEFATFILLAVTIALLRKPVKQHTWFIIALVLLGLVRANQAFYYWLQAETSHQIDIITLVILMPLVLGSWLMAWRDWYRVERPVWIPPVILALTLVYMCGQLFSLPWVSDTVPHAVFQAISNYSRLLFALVLAIIIGVGVRQQGKQGWLYLPAVLLISTGLFAQELSELHIQGIWFPFGVGVSRTQYAYAAFSAVMFGLLVYQQGRKKIPQERH, encoded by the coding sequence ATGGACCGGAAAAACTTGATCATTTTTACCCTGCTGGCGCTGCTATTGGCGTTTACCGATGCCCACGCGGTCAACCATAAGCAGCCAACGGTAATACTTAACGGGCCATGGAAATTTAAAACGGGTGATAGTTTGCAATGGGCCGCCCCGGATTTTAATGATGCAGGGTGGGAAACGGTGGACCTGACCGCGCCTCCGGGATCACACGATGGCGACGTTGGGCTCACCGGTTATGTTCCCGGCTGGGCGGCAAGGGGGCATGCTGATTATTCGGGCTATGCATGGTATCGCCTGAAAGTCTCATTGGATAGTTTAAAAGGGAATTCTTTGGCGTTAGCCGGTCCGCCTGCGGTTGACGAGGCTTATCAATTATTTGTTGACGGACGATTGCTGGGGAGCGCCGGCGACTTTTCGGGCCCGGTGCCCGTTGCCTACAGCATACAGCCGCGCATGTTCGGGTTACCGGATAGCATAAGTAACAGGAAGGTGATCACCATAGCTTTCAGGGTATGGGTAAGTGCCGCCACACTGAGCCAGGGCACCGATTTAGGCGGCATCCATATTGCACCGGAACTTGGAAAGAAAAGCGATATAGAAGCCCGCTACAAATTCAGATGGAGGCAAACCATCAAGGGATATATTGTAGAGGTGGCCGAATTTGCCACATTTATCCTGTTGGCGGTAACCATCGCCTTATTGCGCAAACCGGTTAAACAGCATACATGGTTTATCATCGCTTTGGTTTTGCTGGGCCTGGTGCGGGCAAACCAGGCTTTTTACTACTGGTTACAGGCAGAAACCAGCCATCAAATTGATATCATAACACTCGTTATACTAATGCCGCTGGTACTTGGCTCCTGGCTGATGGCGTGGCGGGACTGGTACAGGGTTGAACGCCCGGTTTGGATACCGCCTGTTATCCTGGCGCTTACCTTAGTTTACATGTGCGGCCAGCTTTTCAGTCTGCCATGGGTTTCTGATACTGTCCCTCATGCTGTCTTCCAGGCTATCTCTAACTATTCACGCTTGTTATTCGCCCTGGTGCTGGCTATTATCATCGGGGTGGGTGTCCGGCAGCAGGGTAAACAGGGGTGGCTCTATTTACCTGCGGTATTGCTGATCTCGACCGGATTATTTGCGCAGGAACTATCCGAATTGCACATCCAGGGTATCTGGTTCCCGTTTGGCGTTGGCGTATCCCGTACCCAATATGCCTATGCCGCTTTTAGTGCCGTTATGTTTGGGTTGTTGGTTTATCAGCAGGGGCGAAAAAAGATCCCGCAGGAGCGGCATTGA